Within the Thunnus thynnus chromosome 23, fThuThy2.1, whole genome shotgun sequence genome, the region attctgtatttttcaatgaggTAGACTCAGTAGATTTAATTTCATGAATTTTTAAGAAGGTGACTTTTAAAATTCCAAGCAGAGATATTTTAATGTCATggctggaggggatctttaatggTTCCTATGCTGAAACTCAAGCAtccaaaaatacagtttttgccAGTCAAATGAGCAGAAACTTGCAGTGAAGACAGAATTAGGGAGTGGCTCCATCTGCTGGGTAAATGGTGCAAGTGTTGAGTTGGGCAGGTGCGTAAAATCAGCAGACTGAACTTCAAACTATGACAGGACGTCCAGTTCAATGCAGTTAAACAAAACtacaatatatttaatatgatCCAAATTCTGGCGTTTGCACGAGTTTTAAAAGTTAATGCAACTCATCTAAAACTAATATTACAACATGTTTTATCCCTGATTTGATGAACAAACGAGTCTGTATTTATgctctttatatattttttcttttaaattgcCCAACACACTTTCCAGTCATAACTTTGACCCATTAGGACGAAATCTTAGAATAATGTTTAAGATGCGTGAGCCAAGACTTTATGTAACCAAAAATAAGTGTCCTGTTGTCTGACCAAGAGCATCGGGATAAACAGACAGAGGTGGAAGTGGCCCTTCCGCTGCAGCAAACCCGCACATCTGCTTTGGGGGCGAGTTTCTTTTTTTACGTAAAGGATGTGAGCAGGAGTGGCACTCGGGGGGCTTTAAATAGGAACTGTCTCCAAACTTTGAGACAACAGAGCATCTGAAAACTTCCAGCAGCTCGAAGTAGAAACCAACTGTTTGCTCCAGGATGGACGAGAACAGGAGACTGGGAATGAGGGACACTGTGCTGGCGCTCTTACTCGCTGTCCTCCAGGGATTTCCTCTCGGGGAGACGGTCCCGAACCCATCACCGCTGGTCGGATCCAACTGGGGGAACCCGAGGAGATACGTTCACCTGCAGACTTCCACAGACCTCAACAACTTCTACTTGGAGATCAGATTAGATGGCACCGTGCGCAAAACTACAGTCAGGAGTTCATATAGTGAgtttccctcttttttcccAGAAATGTCAGTTTAATTTTTGTTATGTGTCAAAGTCTGAAGTTCTGTCTTTAACACTCAAATTGTTCTTATTTCTCTGCAGGTGTGATTTTACTGAAAGCTGAAACAAGGGAGCGCATCGCCATCCTCGGCGTCAAAAGTAGCCGCTACCTGTGTATGGATCTGGAGGGCAACCCGTTCAGCTCTGTAAGCCAATACCTAGTTTCTACTCTATTATTGATTCAATCGATTTATCATACTGATCTTTTCATTTTGAGTTTCTCTTTCTTAGCACGCTTTTGAGGTTTTACGCATAGTTTTTAACATCGCTTTCTATCCTTTTACGCGCTTTTACGCACAAACTTTATGATTTctattttatgattttgttgacattaagtTAAAGAAATGCTAAAAGAGTTTAAGTATCAGTTAGTTGCTTAACACAAGAAGAAATGTACGGACAGAAGAAGGAAAATCACTGATATGTAGAAAATGGAAAGTGATTTGCACCAGAAATATCCACTTTAATGTGCACTATTCTTGCCACATTAGCCCTTCTTGTAGGATTTGGGTTTGGAGTTTTCTTTAGTTGTTTACAATAGACTTTTATTGAATTTGTCATATAGTCTAATAACTGCAGATTTTCGTCTGATTGGTCATAATACCTAAAAGAGAATGAAACAGCTGTGCATATTGATAAAATAAGTCTGCTATAATCAATAGAAGGTGCCAAATAGatgtttaacacatttattcCAAGCTGGAgcttcatctcttcctcctcctctctcagccCATCTGCCACAGGGACGAGTGCCTGTTCAACCATAAACTTCTGGAGAACAACCGGGACGTGTACTACTCCTGCAGAACCGGCATCCTGTTCAACCTGGAAGGCTCCCGGCAGGTGTACTCAGCGGGCCAGAACCTGCCGCAGACCTCCCTCTTCCTGC harbors:
- the fgf23 gene encoding fibroblast growth factor 23, which gives rise to MDENRRLGMRDTVLALLLAVLQGFPLGETVPNPSPLVGSNWGNPRRYVHLQTSTDLNNFYLEIRLDGTVRKTTVRSSYSVILLKAETRERIAILGVKSSRYLCMDLEGNPFSSPICHRDECLFNHKLLENNRDVYYSCRTGILFNLEGSRQVYSAGQNLPQTSLFLPKKNTVPLERLLLHREKRNQVVDPSDPHNFYLGQTEEGSDSRAVPEDDAELEVEVEVEAGDEGRNVSRETPLDPSNHDPWNVHSYNPASPRSTGTMG